AAACACGCAACACTGCTTCAGAATTTCGTGTAGAATCGCGGGCTTAGCAGTGGAAGTACTGTCCGGAACCTGATGCTTCGCTCCCCGCTGGCGTCATGTTTCACGTTCTTTTAGTGTCCGGCGATGCAACATCGCCTCGCTCTTTTCAAGGAATTGTCATGCAGCAACAGAAAATCCGCATTCGCCTGAAGGCATTCGACTATCGTCTGATCGATCAATCGGCTGCCGAAATCGTCGATACCGCGAAGCGGACTGGCGCAATCGTCCGTGGCCCGGTGCCGCTGCCGACGCGCATTCAGCGTTTTGACATCCTGCGTTCGCCGCACGTCAACAAGACGTCGCGCGATCAGCTCGAAATCCGTACCCACCAGCGCCTGATGGACATCGTCGACCCGACGGACAAGACCGTTGACGCGCTGATGAAGCTCGACCTGCCGGCTGGCGTCGACGTGGAAATCAAGCTGCAGTAAGGCTTCCGGCGCCGGTCGGTCCGCCGGGCGGTGCTAAGTCTTTGTATTGCTTGCGGAAATCGGAAGGTCGGGCTATACTGCTTGGCTTTTCGCGTATTCGCGTAAAAAAGTTGGGCCTTGCGTGCCCGGCATTTTGTAAATCAGCCCCGACCAATCGCAGTCGGGAATGGAGAAAATGATGAGCCTTGGACTCGTAGGTCGCAAGGTTGGCATGACCCGTATCTTCACGGCTGAAGGGGATTCGATTCCCGTCACCGTGCTGGACGTGTCGGACAACCGCGTGACGCAGATCAAGACTGTTGAAACCGACGGCTACACGGCCGTGCAGGTTGCATTCGGCTCCCGCCGCGCATCGCGCGTGACGAAGCCGCTGGCAGGTCATCTCGCCAAAGCCGGTGTCGAAGCCGGTGAAATCCTCAAGGAATTCCGCATTGACGCGGCCAAGGCAGCCGAGCTGTCGAATGGCGCCGTGGTCGGTGCAGATCTTTTCGAAGTGGGCCAGAAGGTCGACGTGCAAGGCGTGTCGATCGGTAAGGGCTACGCCGGTACGATCAAGCGTTACAACTTCTCCTCCGGCCGTGCCACGCACGGTAACTCGCGCTCGCACAACGTGCCGGGCTCGATCGGTATGGCGCAGGATCCGGGTCGTGTTTTCCCGGGTAAACGCATGACGGGTCACATGGGTGACGTGACGGTGACGGTGCAGAACCTCGAAATCGCTCGTATCGACGCAGAGCGCAAGCTGCTGCTCGTGAAGGGTGCGATTCCGGGCGCGAAGGGCGGCAAG
This DNA window, taken from Burkholderia cenocepacia, encodes the following:
- the rplC gene encoding 50S ribosomal protein L3; this translates as MSLGLVGRKVGMTRIFTAEGDSIPVTVLDVSDNRVTQIKTVETDGYTAVQVAFGSRRASRVTKPLAGHLAKAGVEAGEILKEFRIDAAKAAELSNGAVVGADLFEVGQKVDVQGVSIGKGYAGTIKRYNFSSGRATHGNSRSHNVPGSIGMAQDPGRVFPGKRMTGHMGDVTVTVQNLEIARIDAERKLLLVKGAIPGAKGGKVFVTPAVKTKGAK
- the rpsJ gene encoding 30S ribosomal protein S10, which translates into the protein MQQQKIRIRLKAFDYRLIDQSAAEIVDTAKRTGAIVRGPVPLPTRIQRFDILRSPHVNKTSRDQLEIRTHQRLMDIVDPTDKTVDALMKLDLPAGVDVEIKLQ